In Opitutaceae bacterium, the sequence AAAGAGGACTATTCGACCAAACCCGCGCCACCGAGACGAGGCGCGCACTCGGGCTGCCGCTGAAGGCTTTAACATGGGTGTCTCCACAGATTGCATCCGACTAAAATTGGAAATAGATAAACTGAGCGGATTGATAGACCCCGAATAGAATGACGAAGTAAACCACGGATGCATAGGCGGGCCAGCGCACCAAAGTGGGAAGACGGACGAGCCTGCCTGAAACTTGCCAGCGGCCTTCTGCGTACTGGAGGAACTCCAGTAGTGCGATGCCAAATATCGCAACCGGAAAGTGCTTCAACTGAAAATTCTGTGTTTTGAGAGTCGCCAGATCCCATCCGGAGTAAAGGTGCGTCAAGATGTACCAGGCATCCGAAAATGTCTTCGCTCGGAAAAGTATCCAGGTGATGCCGATGAGCACGAATGTGGTCAGCCACATCAGGAATCGCCGGAGGAGCGTCGCTTCATGAAGGCCCATCGCCCCAAGGCAGCGATTCCGCAAACCATTCGTCATGCCTCCAAAGACGAGATAGACGCCATTCAGCAGGCCCCAGATCACATAGGTCCAGGCCGCCCCGTGCCAGAGTCCGCTAACTCCAAAGGTAACTAGAATGTTACGGACCCATTTCGGTCGGGACACCTTGCTGCCACCCATCGGGAAGTACACGTAATCCCGGAACCAGGTTGACAGCGAAATATGCCAGCGACGCCAGAACTCCGAAATGGAGGTCGACTGGTACGGGCGCTCGAAGTTCTCCATGAGCGTGAAGCCGAGCACTCGCGCGGATCCAATGGCGATGTCCGAGTAGCCTGAGAAATCACAGTAGATCTGATAGGCAAAGAATACAGTCGCAATCGTGAGCTGCAGACCGTTGTGCTGCTGGGGAGCTCCATAGACATCGTTGACAAACAGGGCCAGGCGGTCAGCGACGACCAGTTTCTTGAAGAACCCCCAAGCCATCCGACGGAGTCCGCTGACAACCCGCTCATGATCGAACCCCTGTGGCTCATGGAATTGGTGCAGCAGGTTCTGCGGTCGCTCGATAGGCCCCGCCACGAGCTGGGGAAAAAACATCACATAAGTGGCGTAGGTGACAAAATCGCGCTCGGCCTTCTGATGCCCTCGATAAACTTCTATGACATAACTGAGACTCTGGAACGTGTGAAAGGAAAGCCCGATGGGAAGTATGATCTTGAGCGCAGGCTCCAAACTGGCCGGTGCGCCGCCGTGAAATGGCGGCAGGGTGTCCGTGAAGAAAAAGTATTTGAAAACAAATAGTATCACACACGTGACGACGATGCTCACCCAGAGCAGGGTCCTGCGGCGGCGGCCCTCGCTGTTTTCGATCCAAATTCCAGCAAAATAGTCGACCAGAATGGTGGTGAAAAGAATCAGGATATAGGCGGGAATAAACGCCATATAGAACCCGCAGCTCGCAACCAGCAGCAGCGGTGTTTTCAACCCCCGCGGAACCAGAAAGTAGAGGGCGCAGACTACCGGAAAAGAGACCGCGAATTCGAGCGAATTGAAAAGCATACGGATTCGAGTGCTGTGCTCAGGCGAAAATGAATCGGTAAATCCGATCACTCGGCGGAGAGACCCGCCGAAGTGCCGCAAGCGCCTCAATCAGAAGCGTCATGACGACGGTGGTTACCAGCATCCAGAGGTAGAAGGCGGAAGACCAGGGATCCGGGCGGCCGACCAGGCGCAGGATCACCTGGAGGATCGCGATTTGCAGGACGTAGGCTGGCAGCGAATATTGCCCCAGCACGATCACGCGGCGGATCAGCCAGCCGTTTGGCGAGACCGCTTGACCCGCGGCGAGGGACGCAAATACCGCCAATGCCGCACCGGCGATCTGCACTTCGAAAACATGTCCCCAGTACCGCCCGACAAATCTACAGACGACAAACGCCACTCCCAGAAGCATGACTTTGCCGCGACGGCCCATGCGAGCCGCCTGAGGCCGACAAACGGCCCGTCGCCGCACCGATCATCCCCGCCATCAGAGATTGAGGTTCCCCGCTGAAAGGCCGTGATGATTCAGGACTGCAGTCACCCCAGCGGCCACCGCCGCAAAGGCGAGCAGGTGCCAGCGGCTCAGGCATGCAGAGCGAGCACGACCGGCGAAAGCACAAGAAATACCCAATCGGGAGGAGCACCTCGAAGATCGCGCTGCGGCCCGATCCGATGAGAAAGATGTCGGAGGCGTTCGCCCCCATGACTGCCAGCACGTCGAGCGGATTCATCCGCTTCGCGAGCGCCAGGCCGCCGAGGTTGAGGAGGGTGAAGATCAGAATGAGGCGCACGCCGCGGCTGATGAGGCGGATGTGCATGCGCGCCTTGTTCTCGCCATACCGGGCCGGGTAGAGGGCGATCACCAGATACCCCGTGATGAAGATGAATGACGGCGGCAGAAACGACATGTACCGAAACGCGAGGTGATACTGCGAGGAGTAGTTCAGGCTGTGGTAAAAAACCATCGTCAGCACGAGCACCCCCTTGCAAATATCCAGCGCCGCCAACCGCGGCGCGCTCTGTCTGGGTAACGCAGAGTTCACTGATTCAGTCCTATGGAGTACGGGTGGCTAGAATTGCCGAAGCAGAAGCCAAAGTTCGGAGAAGTTTCACGCGGAGAAGAGATTTTCCTAAATTGGAGGGGCACGCCTTGTCGTGACCAGAGGACGAGCGACGATATCGGAGAATTTCACGCGGAGGCGCGGAGCACGCGGAGAGGAGAAGTCTGCAAAATGGAGGGGCACGCTTTGTCGTGACCAAGGGACGGGTGTCGCAATACAACGCCGGCAATTTCACGCGGAGAGCAAAGGGCAGCTGGGGATCAGATCGGGGATCAGACAACGGAAGGTTCACGCGGAGACGCGGAGAACGCGGAGAAGAATTTTTTGTATTTTGGAGGGGCACGCTTTGTCGTGACCAAGGGGCGGGTGTCGCAATACAACGCCGGCAATTTCACGCGGAGAGCAAAGGGCAGCTGGGGATCAGATCGGGGATCAGACAACGGGGTTCACGCGGAGACGCGGAGCACGCGGAGAAGAATTTTGTATTTTGAGGGGCACGCTTTGTCGTGACCGGTTGCGCGCATCGCGTCAAAACGCCGGTTGTTTCACCATTCGATCTATCAAATCACGTCGCCATTCTGAATTCCGATTCCAAACATTCATCGATCCGGTCACGACAAGGCGTGCCCCTCCATTTGAAAATAAACTCGCTCCGCGTCCTCCGCGCCTCCGCGTGAAACCCTCTCCGTCTCCGTTTCGCATCTCCAGTCCCCTGGTCACGACAAAGCGTGCCCCTCCAGATGAAAGAGAAATCTCTTCCTCCCCTTCGCTCATCCTCCGCGTTCTCCGCGCCTCCGCGTGATACCCTCCGGCTTCATCCGCCGAGCTCCCCTATCCCGCCTTTTCCGTGCTCCCCAATCCACAAGCCCGGATCGCCTCTTTCACCGACAGAATCTGCGCCCCCGATTCAATCGCCCACTGAAACACCTGCTCGAAGAGCGCCGGCGTGCACCCGTATTCCGTTGGATTCTCCGTCACATCATGCGTCGAAAATATCAACCAAGCATGCTCAGCCTGGACCGTGCGATCAATCTCTTCCCGCATCGCCTCGGGCTTGTCTCTGGATCGCTCGATGAAGAAGGACCGCAGGTAGGCCAGGTCGGCCTCACCGGCATTGTGCGTCTGCCCGCCGGCTCGCCCGGAAACGAACCGCCGGCCAATGAAGCGTTTCGTGCGCAGCCGCGGAAAGCTGATCGGATACGAGTGGTTCTCGAAGGTCGCCAGAGGCTCAAGGGCGCGCAGTTCGCTCAGATTCCGCGACACCGAATCCCGGTACGCCGCGAACGACGTCTCAAAAGCGTCGAAATGATCGTACGTGTGACACGCCACCTCATGCGGTCCGGTTAGGACCTCCCGCAAGAGCTCCCGGCTGACAATCCGGCCCGTGGGGGTCTGGGTGCCCAGAAGGCCGAGGGAAGTGTAGAATGTCGCCCGCAGGCCACCGGCCTGGGCGAAGAGCGGCGCTGTCGCCGTATAGGCGGACGCCGGGAAATCGTCGAACGTGAAAGAAATGATCGGCCGCGCATTGCGAAGCACCACCCGGCGCCGCGAAAACCAAGCCGCCACCCGCCTCCCCAAGGCCCGTTGCAAACGCCCGCTCATACCTTGTATTCAACCACGGATCCCGATCGTACGACCACGGAATGCGCAGAAGGCACGGATGGAGAGGCGGAGGTCAGAGGTCGGAGGTCAGATCTCAGATGTCGGTTCATTATCACCTGGAGGGGCACGCTTTGTCGTGACCAGAGGACGGGCGACGAAATCGGAGAGTTTCACGCGGAGGCGCGAATAACGCGGAGAGAAGAAGTCTGCAAATTGGAGGGCACGCTTTGTCGTGACACGACGGCGTGTCGCAACACACGCCGGCAATTTCACGCGGAGAGCATAGGACAGCTGGGGATCAGATCGGGGATCAGACAACGGAAGGTTTCACGCGGAGACGCGGAGCACGCGGAGAGATCGGAGGTCAGAAGTCGGAGGTCAAGGGTCCGTTGTCAGAGGCCAGGAATCAAATCTCAATCCACAGATTGCCGGCATCTGAAATCATATTTCTAAACTCCGCGCCCTCCGCGCCTCCGCGTGAAAAATTCCGTCGCCCTTGCGCCCCACGCATCCCCGGTCACGACAAAGCGTGCCCCTCCAGTTGAAAACAAATCCATTCCTCGGTCTTCCCGCGACCTCCAGCGCCCCGCGTGAAAAATTCCGGTCTTCCTTGCGCCCCGCCCGTCCCCAGGTCACGACAAAGCGTGCCCCTCCAATAATCAAAAATCTGACATCCAACCTCCAAATCCATTCCTCGTCTTCTCCGCGCCCTCCGCGTCTCCGCGTGAGCCCTTCCGTCCTCCGGACCCGCGTGCTCCGCGCCTCCGCGTGAAACCCCGCCGGCATTCTTCTTCCGCGTGAGGCTTCTCATTGATTCACCTTGAGGCTCGGGGATGTCGTCGGAGTCAGATTGTTGACAATGCGGTGCAGGCCTTCCCTCAGCGTGGCTTCCCCAAAATTGATCAGCAATCCGACGGGTAGGTGCATCAGACGCAGGTAGGTTAGCAACTGCTTGCCGTGCACAGGCGCAAGCTTCTCCACGGATTTCAGTTCCACGATCACGCGGTCCTCCACAAGCAGGTCAGCACGGAATCCTTCCTCAAAGACCATGCCATCATATTCAAACCGGATCGCCTTCTGCCGCTCGACCTGAAACCCGCGACGCTCCAGATCACGCGCCAGCACAGCCTCGTATACCGATTCCAGAAGCCCCGGCCCAAGCCTCACGTGAATCTTCATCGCGGCATCCACAATGGCCCCAGTGACTTCATCCAGTTCTTTCATGATCGGAGAGTTTCACGCTGAGCGGAGAGGAGGTCGGCAAGCAGAGTTCAGAATTGGTTCACGCGGAGGCGCGGAGCACGCGGAGAGATCGGAGGTCAGAAGTAGGAGGTCAAGGGTCCGTTGTCAGAGGCCAGGAATCAAATCTCAATCCACAGATTGCCGGCATCTGAAATCATATTTCTAAACTCCGCGCTCCCCGCGTCTCCGCGTGAAAATTTCCGTCGCCCTTGCGCCCCACGCATCCCCTGGTCACGACAAAGCGTGCCCCTCCATTTGAAAACAAATCCATTCCTCGTCTTCTCCGCGCCCTCCGCGCCTCCGCGTGAAACCCTCCGTCTCCGTTTTGAATCATCCGCCCCCTGGTCACGACAAAGCGTGCCCCTACATTGTACAGACTTCTCCTCTCCGCGATCTCCGCGCCTCCGCGTGAAACCCTCCGTCTCCGTTTCGCATCGCCCGTCCCCTGGTCACGACGAAGCGTGCCCCTCCAATAGTCAAAATCTGACATCCAACCTCCAAATCCATTCCTCGTCTTCTCCGCGCCTCCGCGTGAAACCCTCCGTCTCCGTTTCGCGACGCCCGTCCCCTGGTCACGACAAAGCGTGCCCCTCCAATAGAGAAAGGCTCCCTGTCTCCGCGTTTCAATCAGCCGTGCCCCGGTATCCTACGGGTCGCTCCCAACGCCGCGCTCTCGGCCTCGCCCCGTCTCCGCAACCGCGCTTCCCACGCTCTCGCGAGCCTGCGGTATAGCACGCTGCGGCCCGGTCGCCAGGAGGCTGCCATCAGGTGGACACCGTACCTTCCGAATTGATGCCAGGTCTTCTCATCCCTCACATCCCCCGGAAAGAGCACCCGCATGCCAGCCGTGGTCGCCGGATGCTCGGCCATCGTTCGCGTGAGCAGGCCGGGGCCCGTGCTGACGAGCACCGACAACTCGTCCCGCAGCAGCCGCGGCGCCCAGTCCAGCATCGGGGCCACCCAGTCCGGTTCGCGCTGGCCGCGCACACAATTCTCGATCACCTGCCCAAGAAACGCATTCCCCGGCGCCGCACCGAAGGCATAGTTCCCGATCTCCCAGTCAATGCCATGGGCGCGCCTCAACCGCTGGTTCAACGTAATCTCCTCGAACGGAAACACGCAGGCATGCTCCAGCAAATCATCGAGCGACTCACTCAGGAAAACATCGAGATCGAAATAGAATCCTCCCAGGTGGTACACCGCGAGGTAACGAAAGAAATCGAAGCGCTGGATCTTGTGTGGAAAACCCTCGAAGACCGCGCGGTACTGCGGAAAATGGTCAGAGACGAAACGATTGACATCCGCATCATCGAAGAACGTGCACGTCCAGTCCGGATGCAGCAGTTGCAGCAAACGCGCCGCAGCACGGTCCGCCGGTTTGAGATCGCGGCTGCGTGCGGTCTGGATGATGCGACGAGGAATGGAGGCGGACATCAGGACGTGCGGTATCGGGGAGAGCGCATGCCCGAAGTCGCTGGCCGAATGCCCGCATGTCGGCCGGACGTCGGTCGCCGTGTCTCCGCAGGTCGGCTCACATTGTAGGCGCGTGCGTGTCCGATCCCGGCGAGCCAGAGCAGCAGGCCCATGGGGGTCATGCAGAGAAAATTCGATTCTGAAAAATTCATGATCAGCGCCATCATCAGGATGGCGAAACGAATCAGGCTGAAATTGTCGCCGCTGCGAAGAGATGCATTGATGCGGACGGCAGCCCATACCAGCACAAATGCGAGCAGGGATATGGCCACCCAGCCGCCCATAAGGTAGATCTCTATGTACCCATTATGCGCAGACCCTGCCACCCAGTAGGGCAGCTGGTTCCGATAGAAGGGATCATCCCACAAGCTCATGAACCCGGTTCCGAAAATCGGATTTGTGCCCACACTGAGCAACTCCCGCCAGACATCCGTGCGTCCAGTGAAGGACATGTCCCGCCCCATCGCTCCGACAAGTTCCTGCGAGATGCCAAACTCGGAATCGAGCACCCAGAATACTCCAGCTGCAAGCAATGCATAGATACCGAAAGCCCCAATGCGTTTGCGCAGGAAAGGAACTTTGCTCGAAAATACGATGAATGCACCCACCACCAAGCAAAGCATCGATGTCTGGCTATTGCACTGATAGAGGAGATAAATGCCAAGTGACAGCAGCCCGGGTGTAATCAGCCGATCCCGCCAGGAGCTGAACCGCTTGTC encodes:
- a CDS encoding polysaccharide deacetylase family protein; amino-acid sequence: MVLRNARPIISFTFDDFPASAYTATAPLFAQAGGLRATFYTSLGLLGTQTPTGRIVSRELLREVLTGPHEVACHTYDHFDAFETSFAAYRDSVSRNLSELRALEPLATFENHSYPISFPRLRTKRFIGRRFVSGRAGGQTHNAGEADLAYLRSFFIERSRDKPEAMREEIDRTVQAEHAWLIFSTHDVTENPTEYGCTPALFEQVFQWAIESGAQILSVKEAIRACGLGSTEKAG
- a CDS encoding MBOAT family protein; amino-acid sequence: MLFNSLEFAVSFPVVCALYFLVPRGLKTPLLLVASCGFYMAFIPAYILILFTTILVDYFAGIWIENSEGRRRRTLLWVSIVVTCVILFVFKYFFFTDTLPPFHGGAPASLEPALKIILPIGLSFHTFQSLSYVIEVYRGHQKAERDFVTYATYVMFFPQLVAGPIERPQNLLHQFHEPQGFDHERVVSGLRRMAWGFFKKLVVADRLALFVNDVYGAPQQHNGLQLTIATVFFAYQIYCDFSGYSDIAIGSARVLGFTLMENFERPYQSTSISEFWRRWHISLSTWFRDYVYFPMGGSKVSRPKWVRNILVTFGVSGLWHGAAWTYVIWGLLNGVYLVFGGMTNGLRNRCLGAMGLHEATLLRRFLMWLTTFVLIGITWILFRAKTFSDAWYILTHLYSGWDLATLKTQNFQLKHFPVAIFGIALLEFLQYAEGRWQVSGRLVRLPTLVRWPAYASVVYFVILFGVYQSAQFIYFQF
- a CDS encoding GxxExxY protein; amino-acid sequence: MKELDEVTGAIVDAAMKIHVRLGPGLLESVYEAVLARDLERRGFQVERQKAIRFEYDGMVFEEGFRADLLVEDRVIVELKSVEKLAPVHGKQLLTYLRLMHLPVGLLINFGEATLREGLHRIVNNLTPTTSPSLKVNQ
- a CDS encoding O-antigen ligase family protein — its product is MNLLTLLLYSIPSSWAIRRDNRKRSGITPWLWIPTIWIGIIMSKPLTSWLSIGGDGGTSMEGSSVDAIFYFTLMAIAFVVLIKRRLDWGDTLRRNWPLFLLYGFFLVSVLWANSSYVSFKRWFKECGNILIILLILTEPDPRQALRAIFTRCAFQFFALSVIYIRYFPSLGRRYSRSGGLEITGVTTQKNTLGAMVAICGVFLLWDWIEKARDKRFSSWRDRLITPGLLSLGIYLLYQCNSQTSMLCLVVGAFIVFSSKVPFLRKRIGAFGIYALLAAGVFWVLDSEFGISQELVGAMGRDMSFTGRTDVWRELLSVGTNPIFGTGFMSLWDDPFYRNQLPYWVAGSAHNGYIEIYLMGGWVAISLLAFVLVWAAVRINASLRSGDNFSLIRFAILMMALIMNFSESNFLCMTPMGLLLWLAGIGHARAYNVSRPAETRRPTSGRHAGIRPATSGMRSPRYRTS